From one Leifsonia sp. Root1293 genomic stretch:
- the purL gene encoding phosphoribosylformylglycinamidine synthase subunit PurL gives MTTSTPTVPVLDTIENAAATPEKEQPYAALGLKPDEYQSIRDILGRRPTSGELAMYSVMWSEHCSYKSSKNYLRQFGQKVSPAMKKNLMVGMGENAGVVDVGEGWAVTFKIESHNHPSYIEPFQGAATGVGGIVRDIISMGARPVAVMDALRFGAIDHPDTARVVHGVVSGISFYGNCLGLPNIGGETWFDSVYQANPLVNALAVGVLRHEDLHLANARGVGNKVVLFGARTGGDGIGGASILASDTFAEGGPTKRPAVQVGDPFAEKVLIECCLELYRGELVEGIQDLGAAGISCATSELASNGDGGMHITLDNVLLRDPSLNAEEILMSESQERMMAIVHPDKLEGFLAVTSKWDVETSVLGEVTDTGRLIIEWQGGVIVDVDPRTVAVDGPVYDRPVAYPSWIDALQADSASALPRSSDGPALRAQLLQLMGSANLADASWITSQYDKYVLGNTALSYPDDAGMVRVDEESGLGFSVATDANGRYCQLDPRQGARLALAEAYRNVAASGAVPVAISDCLNFGSPENPEVMWQFSEAVTGLADGCLELEIPVTGGNVSFYNQTGDVPIHPTPVVAVLGVIDDVARRIPSGWQDEGHNIYLLGTTREELDGSAWADVVHGHLGGLPPQVDLAGEKRLGELLRAAAVEGLIDSAHDLSDGGLGVALSESVLRFGLGARVWLGEIIERDGVDAATALFSESAGRVIVTVPREDDVKFRGLCEGRDYPVLRIGVTDAELGALEVQDAFTVPIDELRTTNRAPLADAFGPVVGY, from the coding sequence GTGACCACTTCCACTCCCACCGTGCCCGTGCTCGACACCATCGAGAACGCTGCAGCCACTCCCGAGAAGGAGCAGCCGTATGCGGCTCTCGGGCTGAAGCCCGATGAGTACCAGAGCATCCGCGACATCCTGGGCCGCCGCCCGACCAGCGGCGAGCTCGCCATGTACTCGGTGATGTGGAGCGAGCACTGCTCCTACAAGAGCTCGAAGAACTACCTGCGCCAGTTCGGCCAGAAGGTCTCCCCCGCCATGAAGAAGAACCTCATGGTGGGCATGGGCGAGAACGCCGGCGTCGTCGACGTCGGCGAGGGCTGGGCCGTCACCTTCAAGATCGAGTCGCACAACCACCCCTCTTACATCGAGCCCTTCCAGGGTGCCGCGACGGGCGTCGGCGGAATCGTCCGCGACATCATCTCGATGGGCGCACGCCCCGTCGCCGTGATGGATGCGCTCCGCTTCGGCGCGATCGACCACCCGGACACCGCCAGGGTCGTTCACGGCGTGGTGTCCGGCATCTCGTTCTACGGCAACTGCCTCGGCCTTCCGAACATCGGCGGCGAGACCTGGTTCGATTCCGTCTACCAGGCCAACCCGCTGGTCAACGCCCTCGCGGTCGGCGTGCTGCGACACGAGGACCTGCACCTCGCCAACGCCCGCGGCGTCGGCAACAAGGTCGTGCTGTTCGGCGCCCGCACCGGTGGCGACGGCATCGGCGGAGCATCCATCCTCGCCTCCGACACCTTCGCAGAGGGCGGCCCGACCAAGCGGCCAGCGGTCCAGGTGGGCGACCCGTTCGCCGAGAAGGTGCTCATCGAGTGCTGTCTTGAGCTCTACCGCGGCGAGCTCGTCGAGGGCATCCAGGATCTGGGCGCCGCCGGCATCAGCTGCGCCACCTCAGAGCTGGCCTCGAACGGCGACGGCGGCATGCACATCACCCTCGACAACGTTCTGCTGCGCGACCCGTCGCTGAACGCCGAGGAGATCCTCATGTCGGAGAGCCAGGAGCGCATGATGGCCATCGTGCACCCCGACAAGCTCGAGGGCTTCCTCGCCGTCACCTCCAAGTGGGACGTCGAGACCAGCGTGCTCGGCGAGGTCACGGACACCGGCCGACTCATCATCGAGTGGCAGGGCGGCGTGATCGTCGACGTCGACCCGCGCACCGTGGCCGTCGACGGGCCCGTCTACGACCGCCCGGTCGCGTACCCCAGCTGGATCGACGCGCTGCAGGCCGACTCGGCATCCGCCCTTCCCCGCAGCTCCGACGGCCCGGCCCTGCGTGCCCAGCTGCTGCAGCTGATGGGCAGCGCCAACCTGGCCGACGCCTCGTGGATCACGAGCCAGTACGACAAGTACGTGCTCGGCAACACGGCGCTCAGCTACCCGGACGACGCGGGCATGGTGCGCGTCGACGAGGAGTCGGGACTCGGCTTCTCGGTGGCGACGGACGCCAACGGCCGCTACTGCCAGCTCGACCCGCGCCAGGGAGCTCGACTCGCCCTGGCCGAGGCGTACCGCAATGTCGCGGCATCCGGTGCCGTCCCCGTGGCCATCTCGGACTGCCTGAACTTCGGCTCCCCCGAGAACCCCGAGGTCATGTGGCAGTTCTCCGAGGCAGTGACGGGCCTGGCCGACGGATGCCTCGAGCTCGAGATCCCCGTGACCGGTGGCAACGTCTCGTTCTACAACCAGACCGGTGACGTGCCGATCCACCCCACCCCCGTCGTGGCCGTTCTCGGCGTGATCGACGACGTCGCCCGACGCATCCCGTCGGGCTGGCAGGACGAGGGTCACAACATCTACCTCCTCGGAACGACGCGCGAGGAGCTCGACGGCTCGGCCTGGGCCGATGTCGTGCACGGTCACCTCGGCGGACTGCCGCCGCAGGTCGACCTGGCCGGCGAGAAGCGACTCGGCGAGCTGCTGCGTGCAGCCGCTGTCGAGGGCCTCATCGACAGCGCCCACGACCTCTCCGATGGCGGCCTCGGCGTCGCCCTCTCGGAGAGCGTGCTGCGCTTCGGCCTGGGCGCCCGGGTCTGGCTCGGCGAGATCATCGAGCGCGACGGGGTCGACGCGGCGACGGCACTGTTCTCCGAGTCGGCCGGCCGCGTGATCGTGACGGTGCCGCGTGAGGACGACGTGAAGTTCCGTGGCCTGTGCGAGGGCCGGGACTACCCGGTGCTGCGCATCGGCGTGACGGATGCCGAACTCGGCGCTCTCGAGGTGCAGGATGCCTTCACTGTGCCGATCGACGAGTTGCGCACGACGAACCGCGCGCCGCTCGCCGACGCGTTCGGTCCTGTCGTCGGCTACTGA